In one Neobacillus sp. CF12 genomic region, the following are encoded:
- a CDS encoding DUF3307 domain-containing protein has translation MLLLSLILAHLIADFYLQTDEMVINKIKNIKKHVGHHFLANGLVLLGYYLINYNGTSVFGSLIFPLFFIVISHFIIDMLKIKLLETIKINNEENLKRVSFFLIDQLLHVVSILCAGLFFLGIGFVEIHDFFLGDEKLSTINKVLFIVIVIIIATSVSGHLIKILLGSLPNQLLTFEGKYTFKNERQEAQYANNHTGNRALSEEYNYTIFSKHDLSRGKLIGYIERLLVLVLTFYSAYPAIGFIVAAKSIARFKQMDDRNWAEYFLLGTLTSMFIGITLGILLREVLT, from the coding sequence ATGCTGCTATTAAGTCTAATTCTTGCCCATCTCATTGCTGATTTTTATTTGCAAACAGATGAAATGGTAATAAATAAAATAAAAAATATCAAGAAGCATGTCGGACACCATTTTCTTGCGAATGGACTCGTGCTATTGGGCTATTACCTAATAAACTATAATGGAACTAGTGTTTTTGGGAGTCTAATTTTTCCGCTGTTTTTTATTGTAATTAGTCATTTTATCATCGACATGTTAAAAATTAAACTCCTTGAAACAATTAAAATTAATAATGAAGAAAACCTAAAAAGAGTTAGTTTCTTCTTAATTGATCAACTGCTTCATGTAGTCAGCATTCTTTGTGCAGGACTGTTTTTTTTAGGAATTGGATTTGTAGAAATCCATGACTTTTTCCTAGGTGATGAAAAACTGTCCACTATTAACAAAGTGTTATTCATCGTCATTGTAATTATTATCGCAACAAGTGTAAGTGGCCACCTGATAAAAATCCTTTTAGGCTCTTTACCAAATCAGCTTTTAACATTTGAGGGTAAATATACATTCAAAAATGAACGGCAAGAAGCTCAATATGCGAATAATCATACAGGTAATCGAGCGTTGTCTGAGGAATACAACTATACAATTTTTAGCAAACATGATCTTTCTCGAGGAAAATTAATTGGCTATATTGAGAGATTACTAGTTTTAGTGTTAACGTTTTATAGCGCTTATCCAGCGATTGGGTTTATCGTTGCTGCCAAGTCGATTGCTCGGTTTAAACAAATGGACGATCGGAACTGGGCAGAGTATTTTCTGTTGGGTACTTTAACATCGATGTTTATAGGAATCACGCTTGGCATACTTTTACGAGAAGTGCTAACATAG
- a CDS encoding type 1 glutamine amidotransferase domain-containing protein, whose protein sequence is MRLEGKKVISLVHHDFEDLELWYPILRLREEGAVVHLAGEKADEEYIGKYGVPAKSDYSYSDIKGEDYDAILVPGGWAPDKIRRFPEVISLLQHFEENQKPIGQICHAGWVLISAKILQGKKVTSTPGIKDDMENAGATWYDEPVVVDGHLVSSRRPPDLPDYLREFIKVIE, encoded by the coding sequence ATGCGTTTGGAAGGAAAGAAAGTTATTAGTCTTGTGCATCATGATTTTGAAGACCTCGAGCTATGGTATCCAATCCTTAGATTAAGGGAAGAGGGAGCAGTGGTTCATTTAGCAGGTGAGAAGGCTGATGAAGAATACATAGGAAAATATGGTGTGCCGGCTAAATCGGATTACTCTTATAGTGATATTAAAGGGGAGGATTACGACGCCATTTTGGTTCCGGGTGGCTGGGCTCCAGATAAGATTCGCCGATTTCCTGAGGTGATTTCACTACTTCAGCATTTCGAAGAAAACCAAAAGCCGATTGGACAAATATGCCATGCTGGCTGGGTTCTCATTTCTGCGAAGATACTACAGGGTAAGAAAGTAACCAGTACACCTGGGATTAAGGATGATATGGAAAACGCTGGTGCAACTTGGTATGATGAACCGGTTGTGGTCGACGGACACCTCGTCTCCAGCAGACGCCCGCCAGATTTACCGGATTATTTGCGAGAGTTTATTAAAGTAATCGAATAA
- a CDS encoding DUF1292 domain-containing protein, whose translation MANIEVGEVFTISDETEQEQEVEVLASINIEGTNYVAVGFVEDIKEETEDDIDIFFLKVDEDGDLTAIDSDEEFDKVSAAFDEIMDEEEE comes from the coding sequence ATGGCTAATATTGAAGTAGGCGAAGTGTTTACGATTAGTGATGAGACAGAACAAGAGCAGGAAGTAGAAGTACTAGCTTCCATCAACATAGAAGGCACCAATTATGTGGCTGTTGGGTTTGTGGAAGATATAAAAGAGGAAACGGAAGATGATATTGATATTTTCTTCCTAAAAGTGGACGAAGACGGAGATCTAACCGCAATCGATAGCGATGAGGAATTTGATAAAGTTTCTGCGGCTTTTGATGAGATAATGGATGAAGAGGAAGAGTAG
- a CDS encoding sigma 54-interacting transcriptional regulator, with product MTIEYLRLLNSMYKRILDEVEVGVHAVDASGNTVIYNNKMAQIESMDIQDVMNKNLLDVFMFKEDQSSTLVKALQDRRETKNVKQTYFNNKGREITTNNNTIPIYENEELLGAVEIANDVTKLERLIKGNITLKGTTRYTFDSITGTSSSIKEVIEGAKRAARTSSYVLIVGETGTGKELFAQSIHNASNRFSGPFISQNCAALPDNLIESLLFGTKRGAFTGAIDQPGLFEQANGGTLLLDEINSLNLNLQAKLLRALQEKTIRRVGDTKDTPVDVRVIANINEDPIDAVTNNHLRKDLYYRLGVVSVFIPPLRERKEDIPLLVQHFLKKYNELFQMNVKGLSDEVIQSFMEYEWAGNVRELEHIIEAAMNIILDDEDTIRYSHLPYQYRSKMQGKDRSTASTSVDNFLKERADITASLKDQMDYFEKSYIEHVWEKNDYNISKTADVLGLSRQSLQYRLKKLKIKHE from the coding sequence ATGACCATCGAATATTTACGGTTACTTAACTCGATGTATAAAAGGATTTTGGACGAAGTAGAAGTTGGGGTACATGCAGTAGATGCTTCGGGAAATACGGTCATCTATAATAATAAAATGGCCCAGATTGAATCGATGGACATCCAGGATGTAATGAATAAGAATTTATTAGACGTCTTTATGTTTAAAGAAGATCAATCTAGTACACTTGTAAAAGCGCTCCAAGATAGAAGAGAGACAAAGAATGTAAAACAAACTTATTTTAATAACAAAGGCCGTGAAATTACGACCAACAACAATACGATTCCTATTTATGAAAACGAAGAGTTGCTGGGTGCAGTTGAAATCGCCAATGATGTTACAAAGTTGGAACGTTTAATAAAAGGGAATATCACGCTTAAAGGCACCACTAGATATACTTTTGATAGCATTACAGGAACAAGTTCTTCCATCAAGGAAGTGATCGAAGGTGCAAAGCGTGCAGCACGTACCTCCTCCTATGTCTTAATTGTGGGAGAAACCGGGACAGGTAAAGAGTTGTTTGCCCAAAGTATTCATAATGCCAGCAATCGATTTTCAGGTCCGTTTATATCACAAAACTGTGCAGCCTTACCTGATAATTTAATTGAGAGTCTTCTGTTCGGTACGAAACGCGGCGCTTTTACGGGCGCAATCGACCAACCAGGGCTGTTCGAACAGGCAAATGGCGGCACGTTGTTACTAGATGAGATTAATTCACTTAATCTAAACCTTCAGGCAAAACTGCTGCGTGCCCTCCAAGAGAAAACAATACGCCGAGTTGGGGATACAAAGGATACGCCCGTTGATGTTCGTGTAATAGCAAATATTAACGAGGATCCAATTGATGCCGTAACCAATAATCATTTGCGTAAAGATTTATATTACCGTCTTGGAGTAGTTTCTGTCTTCATTCCGCCTTTAAGAGAGCGCAAGGAAGATATTCCACTCCTTGTCCAACATTTTCTTAAGAAATACAATGAGCTCTTTCAAATGAACGTAAAAGGGCTATCAGATGAAGTGATACAATCTTTTATGGAGTATGAATGGGCCGGTAATGTTCGTGAGCTTGAACATATTATTGAAGCCGCCATGAATATTATTCTGGATGATGAAGATACCATTCGCTATTCACATCTTCCCTATCAATACCGCAGCAAAATGCAGGGTAAGGACAGAAGCACTGCCTCTACCTCCGTTGACAACTTTCTTAAAGAACGGGCAGATATAACTGCTTCCCTTAAGGACCAAATGGACTATTTTGAAAAATCCTATATCGAACATGTTTGGGAGAAAAATGATTACAACATTTCAAAAACTGCCGACGTACTCGGACTTAGCCGTCAAAGCCTTCAATATAGGTTGAAAAAATTAAAAATAAAGCATGAGTAA
- the pruA gene encoding L-glutamate gamma-semialdehyde dehydrogenase: MKPYTHEPFTNFADETNKEAFQQALSYVQSQLGKEYPVVIGGESFTTDKKVQSINPANKEEVIGSVSMADQELAEKAMQTAITAFDSWKKWKPEHRANILFRAAAMLRRRKHEFSAYLVKEAGKPWKEADADTAEAIDFIEYYGRQMLRIKEGSPVQSRDGEYNQYHYIPLGVGIIISPFNFPLAIMAGTTVAAIVSGNTVLLKPANSTPIVAAKFVELMHEAGLPNGVLNFVPGSGAQIGDYLVDHPKTRFVSFTGSREVGCRINERAAKVNPGQIWIKRVIAEMGGKDTVVVDNDADLDLAAASIVYSAFGFSGQKCSAGSRAVVHQDVYDEVLEKAVTLTRKLTLGNPEDLGNYMGPVIDDKSFKKIMNYIEVGKQEGRLMTGGEGDDSKGYFIQPTIIADLDENARLMQEEIFGPVVGFSKARDFDHMMKIANNTDYGLTGALISNNREHIERAREEFHVGNLYFNRTCTGAIVGYQPFGGFNMSGTDSKAGGPDYLLLHMQAKTTSETL; the protein is encoded by the coding sequence ATGAAACCGTATACGCATGAACCATTTACTAATTTTGCAGATGAAACAAATAAGGAAGCATTTCAACAAGCACTTTCATATGTTCAATCCCAGTTAGGAAAAGAATATCCAGTTGTGATTGGCGGGGAGTCTTTTACAACTGATAAAAAAGTTCAATCTATTAATCCAGCAAATAAAGAAGAAGTCATCGGAAGTGTTTCGATGGCAGACCAAGAACTTGCAGAAAAAGCAATGCAAACTGCAATAACTGCATTTGATTCTTGGAAAAAATGGAAGCCGGAGCACCGAGCAAACATTCTATTCCGTGCTGCAGCAATGTTACGCCGCCGTAAACATGAATTCTCTGCTTATCTTGTAAAAGAAGCTGGAAAGCCGTGGAAGGAAGCGGATGCCGACACAGCTGAAGCGATTGATTTTATCGAGTATTACGGTCGTCAGATGCTCCGCATAAAAGAAGGTTCTCCTGTACAAAGCCGTGATGGAGAATACAATCAGTATCACTATATCCCACTCGGTGTAGGAATCATTATTTCGCCATTTAACTTCCCATTGGCAATAATGGCAGGAACAACAGTTGCAGCCATTGTCTCTGGTAACACCGTTTTACTAAAGCCAGCAAATTCAACACCAATTGTGGCTGCAAAATTTGTAGAGCTTATGCATGAAGCTGGCCTGCCAAATGGAGTATTAAACTTTGTACCAGGCAGCGGAGCTCAAATTGGGGATTACTTAGTTGACCACCCAAAAACTCGTTTTGTTTCCTTTACAGGTTCGCGCGAGGTAGGCTGCCGTATCAATGAACGGGCTGCAAAAGTTAACCCAGGACAAATTTGGATTAAACGTGTTATCGCTGAAATGGGCGGTAAAGATACCGTTGTTGTAGATAATGATGCTGATTTAGATTTAGCAGCAGCAAGTATTGTTTACTCTGCATTTGGATTTTCAGGTCAAAAATGTTCTGCAGGCTCTCGTGCGGTTGTTCATCAAGATGTTTATGATGAAGTACTAGAAAAAGCAGTAACCTTAACAAGAAAACTTACACTTGGTAACCCGGAAGATCTAGGTAATTACATGGGTCCAGTGATAGATGATAAATCATTTAAGAAAATCATGAACTATATTGAAGTGGGTAAACAAGAAGGCAGGTTAATGACGGGTGGAGAGGGCGATGACTCCAAGGGTTACTTTATTCAACCAACGATTATCGCTGATCTAGATGAAAATGCTCGACTCATGCAAGAGGAGATTTTTGGACCAGTTGTTGGTTTCTCTAAAGCACGTGACTTTGACCATATGATGAAAATTGCTAACAACACAGACTACGGTTTAACGGGTGCTCTTATTTCAAATAACCGTGAGCATATTGAACGTGCCCGTGAAGAATTTCATGTAGGAAATCTTTACTTTAACCGTACATGTACGGGAGCGATTGTTGGTTATCAGCCATTTGGCGGATTCAACATGTCTGGAACCGATTCTAAAGCAGGCGGTCCTGATTATTTACTTCTCCATATGCAAGCAAAAACAACTTCTGAAACACTTTAA
- a CDS encoding ornithine--oxo-acid transaminase: protein MNSTINKTTEIIEQTQKFGANNYHPLPIVVSKAEGVWVESPEGNRYMDMLSAYSAVNQGHRHPKIIQALKDQADKVTLTSRAFHNDQLGPWYEKICKLTNKEMALPMNTGAEAVETALKAARRWSYDVKGIAENQAEIIACTGNFHGRTMGAVSLSSDPEYKRGFGPMLPGIKLIPYGDLEALKAAITPNTAAFLIEPIQGEAGIILPPEGFLKAASDLCKENNVLFIADEIQVGLARTGKMFATEWEEVNPDMLILGKALGGGVFPISCVVANSDVLGVFNPGSHGSTFGGNPLACAVSIAALEVIEDENLAQRSLELGEYFLEQLKAITSPAIKEIRGRGLFIGVELTKDARPYCEQLKEEGLLCKETHDTVIRFAPPLIITKEEIDWAVEKITKVLA from the coding sequence ATGAATTCTACTATTAATAAAACAACCGAAATTATCGAACAAACACAAAAATTTGGGGCCAATAACTATCATCCGCTGCCAATCGTTGTATCTAAGGCAGAGGGAGTTTGGGTTGAAAGTCCAGAAGGAAACCGCTACATGGATATGCTAAGTGCATATTCTGCGGTAAACCAAGGACATCGTCATCCTAAAATCATTCAAGCCTTAAAAGACCAGGCCGATAAAGTAACATTAACATCCCGTGCTTTTCATAATGACCAACTTGGTCCGTGGTATGAGAAGATTTGTAAATTAACGAATAAAGAAATGGCACTCCCAATGAATACAGGTGCTGAAGCAGTTGAAACTGCCCTTAAAGCCGCTCGCCGCTGGAGCTATGATGTGAAGGGAATAGCTGAAAATCAAGCAGAAATTATCGCTTGTACAGGTAATTTCCACGGCCGGACAATGGGTGCTGTTTCGTTATCTTCTGACCCAGAATATAAGCGCGGATTTGGGCCAATGCTTCCAGGAATTAAACTAATTCCTTATGGAGATCTTGAGGCATTAAAAGCAGCCATCACTCCTAACACAGCAGCATTTTTGATCGAACCAATTCAAGGTGAAGCTGGAATTATTTTACCTCCTGAAGGATTCTTAAAAGCAGCATCTGACTTATGTAAAGAAAACAATGTATTATTTATTGCTGATGAAATCCAAGTTGGCTTAGCACGTACAGGTAAAATGTTTGCCACAGAATGGGAAGAAGTTAACCCTGACATGTTAATTTTAGGAAAAGCACTAGGCGGTGGCGTATTCCCAATTTCTTGTGTTGTTGCCAATTCAGATGTATTAGGAGTATTTAATCCTGGTTCACATGGTTCTACATTCGGAGGAAATCCACTTGCATGTGCTGTGTCAATTGCTGCATTAGAAGTAATTGAGGACGAAAATCTAGCTCAACGTTCTTTAGAATTAGGAGAGTATTTCCTAGAACAATTAAAAGCAATTACTAGTCCTGCAATAAAAGAAATAAGAGGCAGAGGTTTATTTATTGGTGTGGAGTTGACAAAAGATGCACGACCATACTGCGAACAGTTAAAGGAAGAGGGCTTATTATGTAAAGAAACGCATGATACCGTTATTCGCTTCGCGCCACCGCTTATCATTACGAAGGAAGAAATTGATTGGGCAGTTGAGAAAATCACTAAGGTTTTAGCATAA
- a CDS encoding Glu/Leu/Phe/Val dehydrogenase, whose amino-acid sequence MNEMSKEQQKEKESLNLFYSTQTVIQEALTKLGYNSEMYELLKEPIRLLTVRIPVRMDDGTVKIFTGYRSQHNDAVGPTKGGVRFHPDVDEAEVKALSIWMSLKCGITNLPYGGGKGGIICDPRTMSFRELERLSRGYVRAISQIVGPTKDIPAPDVYTNSQIMAWMMDEYSRLREFDSPGFITGKPLVLGGSHGRETATARGVTMCINEAVKKIGKDLQGARVVIQGFGNAGSYLAKFMHDAGAKVVAVSDVYGGVYDPDGLDIDYLLDRRDSFGTFSQLFTDTISNQELLELECDILVPAAISNQITEANAAKIKASVVVEAANGPTTLEATKILTERGILLVPDILASAGGVTVSYFEWVQNNQGYYWSEEEVMEKLERVMVSSFDTIYQQALAHQVDMRLAAYMVGIKKVAEASRFRGWV is encoded by the coding sequence ATGAATGAAATGTCAAAAGAACAGCAAAAGGAAAAAGAATCTTTAAACTTATTCTACTCTACGCAAACGGTCATACAAGAAGCATTAACGAAGTTAGGCTATAATAGTGAAATGTATGAGCTATTGAAAGAACCGATTCGATTATTGACAGTAAGAATTCCAGTTCGTATGGATGATGGAACAGTTAAAATCTTTACCGGGTACCGTTCACAGCATAACGATGCGGTTGGACCTACAAAGGGAGGCGTACGCTTTCATCCTGACGTGGATGAAGCGGAGGTAAAAGCCTTATCGATTTGGATGAGTTTAAAGTGTGGGATTACTAACCTTCCTTATGGCGGAGGTAAAGGCGGTATCATCTGTGACCCAAGGACAATGTCTTTCAGAGAGCTTGAGAGATTAAGTCGAGGTTATGTTCGAGCGATTAGTCAGATTGTAGGACCAACAAAAGATATTCCGGCACCGGATGTTTATACAAACTCACAAATCATGGCATGGATGATGGATGAATATAGTCGTCTGCGTGAGTTTGACTCGCCAGGTTTTATTACTGGTAAACCCCTTGTATTAGGTGGTTCCCATGGACGTGAAACCGCAACGGCTCGTGGTGTGACCATGTGTATAAATGAAGCGGTTAAGAAAATAGGAAAAGATCTACAAGGAGCTCGAGTGGTTATCCAAGGTTTTGGAAACGCAGGCAGCTACTTAGCTAAATTTATGCATGACGCTGGAGCAAAGGTGGTCGCTGTTTCCGATGTATACGGCGGAGTATATGATCCAGATGGACTCGATATCGATTATTTACTTGATAGAAGAGATAGTTTTGGCACCTTCTCACAGTTATTTACCGATACAATCAGCAATCAGGAATTACTAGAATTAGAATGTGACATCCTGGTACCTGCTGCGATCTCGAACCAAATCACCGAAGCGAATGCTGCTAAAATTAAAGCAAGCGTTGTTGTTGAGGCAGCCAATGGGCCTACCACTCTTGAAGCAACAAAAATCTTAACAGAACGTGGAATTCTCCTTGTTCCGGATATTCTAGCAAGTGCGGGCGGCGTAACAGTATCCTATTTTGAATGGGTACAAAACAATCAAGGTTACTATTGGTCTGAAGAAGAGGTCATGGAAAAGCTTGAGAGGGTAATGGTTAGTTCTTTTGACACGATTTATCAACAAGCTCTGGCCCACCAAGTGGATATGAGATTAGCGGCTTATATGGTTGGAATTAAAAAAGTAGCAGAGGCTTCACGTTTTAGAGGCTGGGTGTAG
- a CDS encoding aldehyde dehydrogenase — protein sequence MEGFSHLLKAQRDFFQSGKTKDISFRIEALTSLGNMIRSHETELMAALKKDLNKSDFDSYISEMGILLEEIRFTLKHIRDWTQPRKVKTALTQIGSKGYIYSEPYGVVLVISPWNYPLQLAIAPVIGAIAAGNCAVLKPSELTPETSKLMSKLIHKTFPAEYITVVQGDADTTQLLLKEKFDYIFFTGSVAVGKVIMEAAAKHLTPVTLELGGKSPCIVHHDANLKLAAKRIAWGKFINAGQTCVAPDYLYVHKDIKKEFIGTFKETINELYKEVVKNGEFTRIVSERHFNRVTSLLSSGEILHGGNFSSDTLTIEPTILGGVTWDDPVMQEEIFGPVLPVLEYDDELTMINKINEHPKPLALYIFSESNEFQGTILNSISFGGGCINDTVMHLSSPYLPFGGVGESGIGAYHGRGSFDVFSHQKSILKQTTTFDLPFRYPNRKDALKQIKRFIK from the coding sequence ATGGAAGGTTTTAGTCATTTATTGAAAGCGCAGCGGGATTTCTTTCAATCTGGAAAAACAAAAGATATTTCATTCAGAATTGAAGCATTAACTTCCTTAGGGAACATGATTCGCTCACATGAAACGGAGCTGATGGCAGCACTTAAAAAGGATTTGAATAAGAGTGATTTTGACTCTTATATTAGCGAAATGGGGATTTTGTTAGAAGAAATCCGTTTTACTTTAAAACATATAAGAGATTGGACTCAGCCTAGAAAAGTAAAAACTGCCCTAACTCAAATTGGATCGAAGGGCTATATTTATTCTGAACCTTACGGGGTTGTATTGGTTATTTCGCCTTGGAATTATCCTTTACAACTTGCCATTGCTCCTGTTATTGGTGCGATTGCCGCTGGGAATTGTGCTGTACTTAAACCCTCTGAATTAACACCAGAAACATCAAAGCTTATGTCAAAACTTATTCATAAAACCTTCCCTGCAGAGTACATTACAGTTGTCCAGGGAGATGCAGATACCACACAACTCTTACTAAAAGAAAAGTTTGATTATATCTTTTTTACTGGAAGTGTTGCCGTTGGAAAAGTGATAATGGAAGCGGCCGCAAAGCACTTAACTCCTGTTACTCTTGAACTAGGAGGAAAAAGTCCTTGTATTGTTCATCATGACGCCAATCTCAAATTAGCGGCAAAACGGATTGCTTGGGGTAAGTTCATCAATGCTGGACAAACCTGTGTAGCACCTGACTATTTGTATGTCCACAAGGACATTAAAAAGGAGTTTATAGGAACATTCAAAGAAACCATTAATGAACTATATAAGGAGGTTGTTAAGAACGGTGAATTCACGAGGATTGTGAGTGAACGTCATTTCAATCGTGTGACTAGCCTTCTTTCGAGCGGAGAAATTCTTCATGGCGGTAATTTTTCTAGTGATACTTTAACGATTGAGCCGACCATCCTTGGAGGTGTCACTTGGGATGATCCGGTAATGCAAGAGGAAATTTTCGGGCCGGTCCTCCCTGTTCTTGAATATGATGACGAATTAACCATGATTAATAAAATTAACGAACATCCAAAACCATTGGCTCTTTATATTTTCTCTGAAAGTAATGAATTCCAAGGAACCATTTTAAATTCTATCTCTTTTGGCGGGGGCTGTATCAACGACACCGTCATGCACCTTAGTTCGCCTTACCTTCCCTTTGGCGGTGTTGGTGAAAGTGGAATTGGCGCCTACCATGGCAGAGGTAGTTTCGATGTTTTTTCACATCAGAAAAGTATCTTAAAGCAAACGACTACCTTTGACTTACCATTTAGATATCCAAATCGAAAAGATGCATTAAAACAAATAAAACGCTTTATTAAGTAA
- a CDS encoding TetR/AcrR family transcriptional regulator yields MSSFRVQKMAKKKQEILRSAAAVLAEKGYQGTTMEEIAAKLLMTKGSMYYYFKNKDDLLYQCHLMIMEICIDGIEKVVTSDRNPIEKLSRAIKEHILLATSEKSMFMVLGKPNHNFTEEQLQEVLELRKNYSKYFDRIIHEGIDTQVFAHVDVKMVRLIILGALNWIQDWYDQNGSQSAEEIAEAYAAYLLKMVMKEKE; encoded by the coding sequence ATGTCGTCTTTTAGAGTGCAGAAAATGGCAAAAAAAAAGCAGGAAATCCTTCGTTCAGCCGCTGCTGTACTTGCTGAAAAAGGCTACCAAGGAACTACCATGGAAGAAATCGCTGCCAAGCTGCTAATGACGAAAGGGTCTATGTATTATTATTTTAAAAATAAGGATGACCTTTTGTACCAATGCCATCTAATGATTATGGAGATTTGTATTGATGGAATTGAGAAAGTTGTTACTAGCGATCGTAATCCCATCGAGAAGCTTAGTAGAGCGATTAAAGAACATATTTTACTTGCTACAAGTGAGAAATCAATGTTCATGGTACTAGGAAAGCCTAATCATAATTTTACAGAAGAACAGCTTCAAGAAGTTCTAGAACTAAGAAAAAACTACTCAAAGTATTTTGATAGAATCATTCATGAGGGGATAGATACGCAAGTGTTTGCTCATGTAGATGTTAAAATGGTGCGTTTAATAATTTTAGGTGCTCTTAACTGGATTCAAGATTGGTATGATCAAAATGGTTCACAGAGCGCAGAAGAAATTGCTGAAGCCTATGCTGCCTACTTATTAAAAATGGTAATGAAAGAAAAAGAATAA
- a CDS encoding thiolase family protein, with product MREVVIVEGVRTPVGKRKGLLSSVRPDELAAKVLKELVNRAGISPGIVQDVIMGCVSQVEEQGLNIARTAALMADFPIHVPGTSLDRQCGSGQQAIHFASQAILSGDMDIVIAGGVESMTRVPLGASRQKSNWSETLTSKYEMIHQGLSAERIADLWGFTRSQLDEFSIESHNRAIKAQEEGRFDREIMPLEVTLKDGSTVVVKQDEGPRKGSTIEKLATLKTVFKEDGKIHAGNASQMSDGAAAVLLMSREKADELGLKPRFRIVARSVVGSDPTLMLTGPIEATRQVLAKAGLTIDDMDTYEVNEAFAPVPMCWLEEIKADHKKLNPNGGAIALGHPLGATGAKLMISMMHELERTGGRYGLQAICEGGGMANGTIIERISE from the coding sequence ATGCGTGAAGTAGTTATTGTAGAGGGAGTTCGTACACCAGTTGGAAAAAGAAAAGGATTATTAAGTTCAGTACGTCCCGATGAATTGGCCGCAAAAGTGCTAAAAGAATTAGTGAATCGTGCTGGCATTTCTCCAGGAATCGTGCAGGACGTAATCATGGGCTGTGTTTCACAGGTAGAAGAACAAGGTTTAAATATCGCCCGTACGGCAGCTTTGATGGCCGATTTCCCTATCCATGTACCAGGAACCTCATTAGATCGTCAATGCGGTTCAGGTCAACAAGCCATTCATTTTGCATCTCAAGCCATTCTTAGTGGGGATATGGATATCGTCATTGCAGGCGGGGTGGAAAGCATGACACGTGTACCACTAGGAGCATCTCGTCAGAAGTCAAATTGGAGTGAAACTCTCACTTCTAAATATGAAATGATCCACCAAGGATTATCGGCTGAGCGTATTGCTGATTTATGGGGCTTTACACGCTCTCAATTAGATGAATTTTCAATAGAAAGCCACAATCGTGCCATAAAAGCACAAGAAGAAGGTAGATTTGATAGAGAGATTATGCCTTTAGAGGTTACTTTAAAAGATGGAAGTACGGTTGTCGTGAAACAAGATGAAGGACCTCGTAAGGGATCGACAATTGAAAAATTAGCTACGCTTAAAACAGTCTTTAAGGAAGATGGAAAAATCCATGCAGGAAATGCAAGTCAAATGAGTGATGGCGCTGCAGCAGTGCTATTGATGTCTCGCGAAAAAGCGGATGAATTAGGACTTAAACCTCGTTTCCGAATTGTTGCCCGTTCTGTAGTAGGGTCAGATCCAACGTTGATGCTGACCGGCCCAATTGAGGCAACAAGACAGGTTCTAGCCAAAGCAGGACTGACTATTGATGATATGGACACATACGAAGTAAATGAAGCGTTCGCTCCCGTTCCAATGTGCTGGTTAGAAGAAATAAAAGCTGATCACAAGAAATTGAATCCAAATGGGGGCGCCATTGCCCTTGGACACCCACTAGGTGCAACAGGTGCCAAATTGATGATTTCCATGATGCATGAACTGGAAAGAACAGGCGGCCGCTATGGACTTCAGGCAATTTGTGAAGGCGGAGGAATGGCGAACGGAACGATTATTGAAAGAATTAGTGAATAA